The genomic window ATAGGGATACACACCAATGCTGTTTTTATAGAGGAGAAAGGTGTTCAAGAGTATACAGAGGGCACCAGTCTCACTAAAGACAATCAAAGGTCTGCCGAATCTGGGTTTGAGGATCAGGATTCGGGAACATTAGAAAGAGATAGGAGTCAAGCCACAGAACCCAACAGTGTATCAGACTTGTCTTTGATAAGCTCTGAGGACTTAGCAGAAATGACGAGGTCACAGTCTTCAGCTGCAAGTACATCAGTTTCGTCTGTATCAACGCCTTCTGATATAAAGTCTGACATATCTGAACAAACAGTGCTACAGTGTATTGTGGGGAAAAATGAGCATTCTTCTGAGCAACTTATTTCCCCAGAAACAGAAGCTATCCGAGATAGTGATACCTATAGTTCTTGTGAAAATGTGAGGGATTATAATGAATCAGAAAAAGACACTGATTATTCGAAAATGGTGACCAGTAAAAGTGCCGAAAAGTTTGTGCAAACAAAGGGTGGTGGTCATCAGAGTGTACGTCCCAGTAAAAGTCAAGAGCTCCAATCTGAATTTTCTCTAGTGACCATAGATATAGAGGAAGATAATAAGGCATATTCCTTGGATCAAATACCACAACATGGCACAACCAATTCAACAGCTTCCCTGGAAGGAATTGGTGAAGGAGACGTCCTGTTAACCTCCAGAAGTCTTGATAGTTCTCCAGAACACAAGGCAGATAAGTGCCATGACAAAGAATTCATACCAGGATTTATAACGTTGGTGGACGAGGCACACATGAAGAAAGCCAAAACCAAAGAGGACAGTGAAATGTTTGGTGATGGTGCTGCAAACAATAATTGCCTAGAGGGCtcacaaaataatgacaatgtTGAGCGAGATAATGAAAAACCTCAAAGATATTCGCTAGACCCATCCCTTGATCCTAATCTCTTAGAATATCAACCGCTTGCTAAGGGTGTTGATCGACCATCAGCTCAGCGGCTTGCCAAACGACTATATAACTTGGATGGATTCAAAAAATCAGATGTGTCAAGGCATCTTAGTAAGAAgtaagtataatatatacctgtagatTACTTACAGGTAGTGATTATGATCATCATTGTAAATGCACTTACATAGGGCAGACTACTAGTACAGCAGCAACAGCTGTATTTGATAATACCTTGTAAGGAAAAATTTATTGTTAAACAGCTTTTTCTTATGAGGGTTGTACATGTTTCTATATCGTTATTACATTAAATGTACAAATTATGTAGTCAGTTTAATATTTCATTGCACTCACTTAATGACAATTTAGATATGGTGTGGATTCCTTGATTTATGAAGAGTTATTTCTTCTTTTCAGAAATGATTTTGGTGCATTAGTATCGGAGGAGTACCTCAAGTTTTTCAGTTTTGATAAGGATACACTTGATTTGGCTCTGAGAAAGTTCCTGCTACAGTTTTCTCTGATAGGGGAGACACAAGAAAGGGAACGGGTGCTAGCTCACTTCTCCAAGCGATACATAGAAAGCAATCAAGGCATTTATAATTCTGAAGGTAATTCAACCATTTGGAATGTTATTCATTGTTGTTATTTAATATACTGATACCTACATATACACGTTACACAGTAACTATGGACAAACTTATTTATTCATGATTGTGTATGTGGTCTGTTTGGTATTGTTTATTGTATCTTATTTGTTATCTTTATGTTTTACAGATGCTTGTCATACACTTACTTGTGCTATTATGTTACTGAACACAGACCTCCACGGTCAGGTAAGACATTCTAAACCGGGTGACTCTTGCTTTAGTAAGCCAATATACATACTTTATAGACTAGTGATTGATTTCTATCCTGTTACAAACATGTTGGATAACACAGTAGACTCATCTAATACAAAAGGCCAATGGTGGTTCATTACTAGGATTCTAATGGTTAGCCAGATATTATCCTATCTCATGTACAGCATTGTTTTTAAAACTTAATTGTGTATATTGAAAATGATTCATTAGGGCCACTTGGTCACAGAACTCTACTTTTTGACATAATCAATTCAAACAGTACATATAATGAGCTTAAGATGCAGTTTCCACTATAATCAAATTTATCTATTGCTCATGGCACTCCAGTCTTTGGCAACTTGTACCACCTCATGAACATACCTGCAATTCGTTGACAATATCCgaatgaaataaacaatgtacatgttttgcCCATTTTCAGTGCATTAGTCCCCTGGGTTTAGTCACTTTATACCCAATAAAATACGGTAAGGAATATTGAAGAAGCTTGCTGTGAAGATGTTTCATGTATCTGAGATACTAGAGTACTAATTGTCTGATATTTCTTTGCTATTTCCAAATTTGGCCTTAGTTTATGGATATGTTGTCAATTTTGACCTAAACTCTCCACCTTTGAGTAgaatacaatactgtatacctatatacagtcGACTTGACATCTTGTTTTGTATTACAGAGTATTGGTAGGAAGATGACATGTGCAGAGTTTATAGAAAATCTAGCAGAGCTCAACGATGGTGACAACTTTCCGAAAGAACTTCTCAAAGTTATCTACCAAAATATCAAGGCTGAACCCATTGAGTGGGCAGCGTAAGTAAACTGTATTATCCCGATCCTGTGACCAGTAAAAGGGAGCAGTTAATtgaataatgtaaatgtttctTTACTGTAACAAATATCCAACAAACATTGGTGCTGTTTCTAATGTACAATACCCGACTGAAATTATAACAAAGCATTGATGCTATTGATGTTGTTTCTGTTGTACGTTACACTACAGAAATTATAACCTAGCATTTATGTTTCAGTTTGTTACCTGTGTGCCTGCAATAATTCAGAAACTAGTTGATGCCTGTACTCATAAGACTTGCTCTGAAGCAAACTTAATTCTTACATGAGAACATGGAAACCACACAGTTACACAGATATCTATACACGGATATATATAATAGGTTCAGTTAGATCTTCACCGAGAGTTATGTTGTCTATTACAGTGATGATGACCATGAAGAGGACCACAGTCAGACAGAGGATCGCTCAGCTGTATCGTTAACAAACATGTCAACACCAACCTTAAGTTTTAATCCTTTCCTTGATGTAAGTCTTctgttataaaataaatcatcaCTTCATATCTAAGGATTTTTATAGGACTAGGTTTTTCACTATACAGATTTACAGATAGAAtcgtaaaagaaaaaaaatatataaataattttcttttttatttagaGGTGTCTTGTGTGATATCTGTAATATAATGCTGGTTAAAACCAGGTCTTGTGAAATATCATCATTACTCCAGTATAAAATGTATCTTCTGATTTGAAATTGTGTAAATTTACAAGGTACCTGACCCAGACAAAGCCACTGAATACAAAAACGGCTATGTGATGAGAAAGTGTTGCATGGAAGCAGATAGGAGAAGAAGTAAGTTTTGTACTTGAtatagataaaaacatttgtttatacaaaatgaaaGATAAAAGTGATATGTCTATTATTTTGTGTCAG from Pecten maximus chromosome 1, xPecMax1.1, whole genome shotgun sequence includes these protein-coding regions:
- the LOC117325405 gene encoding PH and SEC7 domain-containing protein 1-like isoform X1, which translates into the protein MVDRVAQSASSRIPVPVRATGHTLANNKVKQLTKEQPKHIFQENGLVDTHSKIEENSSKDNNAKKDKGFETFVMTGDMIIRTTQKTRDKVNRSTSDSTDTSDTGDLSDIGIHTNAVFIEEKGVQEYTEGTSLTKDNQRSAESGFEDQDSGTLERDRSQATEPNSVSDLSLISSEDLAEMTRSQSSAASTSVSSVSTPSDIKSDISEQTVLQCIVGKNEHSSEQLISPETEAIRDSDTYSSCENVRDYNESEKDTDYSKMVTSKSAEKFVQTKGGGHQSVRPSKSQELQSEFSLVTIDIEEDNKAYSLDQIPQHGTTNSTASLEGIGEGDVLLTSRSLDSSPEHKADKCHDKEFIPGFITLVDEAHMKKAKTKEDSEMFGDGAANNNCLEGSQNNDNVERDNEKPQRYSLDPSLDPNLLEYQPLAKGVDRPSAQRLAKRLYNLDGFKKSDVSRHLSKKNDFGALVSEEYLKFFSFDKDTLDLALRKFLLQFSLIGETQERERVLAHFSKRYIESNQGIYNSEDACHTLTCAIMLLNTDLHGQSIGRKMTCAEFIENLAELNDGDNFPKELLKVIYQNIKAEPIEWAADDDHEEDHSQTEDRSAVSLTNMSTPTLSFNPFLDVPDPDKATEYKNGYVMRKCCMEADRRRTPLGKRGWKMYYVSLRDLIFYLYKDQHGMKKGQLIQGSNNAIRIHHCLASKANDYTKKQHVFRLNTADGAEYLFQTSDSRELQEWIDTINFVSASLSSPQLPGAVGSQKKFQRPLLPATYTKFNLHDQLQRHEVMCNQVENDLQDHRQFPPEKGAKSRLIQDYLEKESFLESELKRYKTYTYLLQSRMTAYPELEPSLVETVIGEDEENGQSDEVKVHQKRPVQRSLSDRESDQEQSNDHNSYINPESAITHL
- the LOC117325405 gene encoding PH and SEC7 domain-containing protein 2-like isoform X2, whose amino-acid sequence is MVDRVAQSASSRIPVPVRATGHTLANNKVKQLTKEQPKHIFQENGLVDTHSKIEENSSKDNNAKKDKGFETFVMTGDMIIRTTQKTRDKVNRSTSDSTDTSDTGDLSDIGIHTNAVFIEEKGVQEYTEGTSLTKDNQRSAESGFEDQDSGTLERDRSQATEPNSVSDLSLISSEDLAEMTRSQSSAASTSVSSVSTPSDIKSDISEQTVLQCIVGKNEHSSEQLISPETEAIRDSDTYSSCENVRDYNESEKDTDYSKMVTSKSAEKFVQTKGGGHQSVRPSKSQELQSEFSLVTIDIEEDNKAYSLDQIPQHGTTNSTASLEGIGEGDVLLTSRSLDSSPEHKADKCHDKEFIPGFITLVDEAHMKKAKTKEDSEMFGDGAANNNCLEGSQNNDNVERDNEKPQRYSLDPSLDPNLLEYQPLAKGVDRPSAQRLAKRLYNLDGFKKSDVSRHLSKKNDFGALVSEEYLKFFSFDKDTLDLALRKFLLQFSLIGETQERERVLAHFSKRYIESNQGIYNSEDACHTLTCAIMLLNTDLHGQSIGRKMTCAEFIENLAELNDGDNFPKELLKVIYQNIKAEPIEWAADDDHEEDHSQTEDRSAVSLTNMSTPTLSFNPFLDVPDPDKATEYKNGYVMRKCCMEADRRRTPLGKRGWKMYYVSLRDLIFYLYKDQHGMKKGQLIQGSNNAIRIHHCLASKANDYTKKQHVFRLNTADGAEYLFQTSDSRELQEWIDTINFVSASLSSPQLPGAVGSQKKFQRPLLPATYTKFNLHDQLQRHEVMCNQVENDLQDHRQFPPEKGAKSRLIQDYLEKESFLESELKRYKTYTYLLQSRMTAYPELEPSLVETVIGEDEENGQSDEVKVHQKRPVQRSLSDRRQDMLTVGTLV